CTCGGTCAAAAATGAAATTAGTCTTTAATTTAAAGATTTCTTGTAAAATCCAAAGTGATCTTTAACTGTATACGCCAGGCCTTAATGACTTGCCTGATTTGAGTTGCTCTATAGCCTCAGAACGAAACTGATTAAAATCAAAATTAGCTAAATCTGCCTTTTTATTATTCATTGTACAGCTCTCCTAATTGTATAAATTATAATAATTTTAGAAAGCTGACACACTATGGAAATGAAAAGATAGATCGTGATTTCTTAGAGGGCCCCCTCGCTTAACTCCCCCAACAAGGCAAGTTTTTGTGATGAGCTGATTGTCGCTACGTTAAGGGGGCAAACGGAAGAACCCCAATATAATCGAATTAATGATGAAGTTCGGAAACAATGCATTCTGGTATGAAGATCGAAGTTTCTTTGTTGCTCGGTGTATTTTTTATTTCAATCAATGGTGTTTTATGAATTTCATCTTCGGGCACTATAACAATACGCATGCCCCAACCTTCATATGTGGAGAGTAATTTTCCGAATTCATCCATAGAAAACTCTTTGTCATCAATTATAACGGTAGCTTGATGATTGTCATAGCCTATACAACAACGTAAAACATCACCGCGTGCAGTCCAGTAATCGCCTGGTTCGAAATATTTGACTTGAGATTCGCCGATGGGGATCTCCGTAGCTACATGTTGATAATCTTTCTTGGATTGGAGTTGTAAAGCAATAAATGAGTTATGGCAAAGTAAAATATCATTATCACTCATTTGATCAATTTCATGACCAATCGTTATATGGGTGGTGCCTATCCCTTCTTCTTTGTATTCTATAATTGCTGTATCACCTTGACGAGTAATAATAACCTCATGTAACTCAGCGACGTGGGGGCTCTTTATTTTTGTGTATTTTTTCATATGTTCTTAATGTTGGGTATTCCTGCGAACGTGATCACCGATTATCGCCTAGCGTGATCACCTATTACTGCGCTGTTTTTACAAGCGGTGAGATTATTACAAAGTGATCACGATGAAGCAATTTCTTTTTTTCTCATGGACTCTCCGTTGAGTTCTATTCGATGTGCATTTTCAGAGATGCGATCGAGTATGGCATCGGCGATGGTTGGCTCACCTAAATACTCATGCCATTTAGCCACAGGAAACTGGCTTGTAATAATGGTCGATTTTAGCTGATACCGATCTTCAATAAGATTAAACAAGTCGTGGCGTTGTGCTGCATTGATTGCTGTTAATCCAAAGTCATCAAGAATCAGTACATCATCCTTGTGTAATTGCGTCATTAACTTGGCATAGCTTCCATCGGCATGTGAGATGCTCATTTCTTCTAAAAATCGCGTTAACAATAAATAGCGAACTTTATAACCTAGACGGCAAGCTTGGTTTCCGATAGCGCATGAAAGATATGTTTTCCCGCAGCCGGTAGGTCCGGTTATAAGTAAATTTTGATGGTGACGAACAAAGTCACATTTAGCAAGAGCCATCACTTTTGCCTTTTCCAAACCCCTCTTATTTTTATAACAAACATCTTCAATGGCTGCAGATTGCCTGAGTTTTGCTCGCCGCTGTAAACTCTGCACACGATTATTGTCTCTGCGTAGTATTTCGCGGTCCAACAAGAGACTTAACCTCTCTTCAAAGCTTAAGTCGGCGTGTTTGGGTTGGCTTTGTTGTTCACGAAAGCCCTCCTGCATGCCCGTCATTTTTAGTTGTCTCATTTGTTCTAATACGGATTCATTGTTCATTTTTTTCCTTGTTTTTTAATTAAAAATTGTTGATACAGACTCAGTGGTAATACTGAGAGCCCCTAATGTTGTCATGCGTTAATCCATGTAGGTTCACGTCACGTGATGCATGAATTTTTGCTCCTTGGTCAAGGTTATTTTCTA
This genomic interval from Legionella antarctica contains the following:
- the istB gene encoding IS21-like element helper ATPase IstB, producing MNNESVLEQMRQLKMTGMQEGFREQQSQPKHADLSFEERLSLLLDREILRRDNNRVQSLQRRAKLRQSAAIEDVCYKNKRGLEKAKVMALAKCDFVRHHQNLLITGPTGCGKTYLSCAIGNQACRLGYKVRYLLLTRFLEEMSISHADGSYAKLMTQLHKDDVLILDDFGLTAINAAQRHDLFNLIEDRYQLKSTIITSQFPVAKWHEYLGEPTIADAILDRISENAHRIELNGESMRKKEIASS
- a CDS encoding DUF7713 domain-containing protein → MKKYTKIKSPHVAELHEVIITRQGDTAIIEYKEEGIGTTHITIGHEIDQMSDNDILLCHNSFIALQLQSKKDYQHVATEIPIGESQVKYFEPGDYWTARGDVLRCCIGYDNHQATVIIDDKEFSMDEFGKLLSTYEGWGMRIVIVPEDEIHKTPLIEIKNTPSNKETSIFIPECIVSELHH